A single genomic interval of Aureliella helgolandensis harbors:
- a CDS encoding sensor histidine kinase, which produces MKRPWQIWSLFLLCVLAVTVALAWLSLKTLRLDALRETDRAETEMARREAELQERISSALYRMDLLMLPLVSQEAARPQYLFQSFYDVVAPVTPESASAARSEGLPGNLHLPSPLLFQASESVLLYFQIDVENQISSPHLPSEEERRIAISQYAVSEAAFEKALSRIEQARQQFDFQILLRESEAIDRVAHSQSDASQPDLIPPLVAYNVPAVENFRNWIQQQELEPSVDADTSKLDAQRSRGKQRVNEEFNQRRDSTQEFTAQNVANNAYGYGNGLGGGSYSQLALPSESARVAFEPVQFVPLQPIWLRENLLLARRIASEEGERFQCCWLNWEKIQEDLQREVADLLPNVQFEPLTPNTELKLGTALTTIPVQLLVDRPAILSRLAFDPQAAATKSIMPLSLWAAWFSLGLAALASALLLHGVVRLSERRAAFVSAVTHELRTPLTTFRMYSEMLADGMVPLEKQQQYANTLKVQADRLSHLVENVLQFAQLERGPARLANEHVGIGELLERIRPRLEERATASNMQLEMDVAEALVEYSLATQPAAIEQILFNLVDNACKYAKASADNRIVVSVGQAAAGIQFQVRDFGPGINPVDRKRLFQPFQQSKIATDNSVPGVGLGLALCYRMARTIGGRLLERESPDGALFVLELPLSSD; this is translated from the coding sequence ATGAAGAGACCTTGGCAAATTTGGTCTCTATTCTTACTCTGCGTTTTGGCCGTGACCGTTGCTCTCGCGTGGTTAAGCCTGAAGACCCTGCGGTTGGATGCACTCCGCGAAACCGATCGAGCAGAAACGGAAATGGCGCGGCGCGAAGCTGAGCTTCAAGAACGTATCAGTAGCGCACTGTATCGCATGGATTTGCTAATGTTGCCGCTCGTCAGCCAAGAGGCAGCGCGACCTCAATATCTCTTTCAATCTTTTTATGACGTTGTCGCCCCAGTCACACCAGAAAGTGCCTCGGCCGCGCGCAGCGAAGGGCTGCCAGGGAATCTACACCTCCCCTCGCCGTTACTGTTCCAAGCATCTGAATCCGTCTTGCTCTATTTTCAGATAGACGTAGAAAACCAAATTTCTTCTCCTCACCTACCTAGCGAAGAGGAGCGACGGATCGCCATCAGCCAATATGCCGTTAGCGAGGCAGCGTTTGAAAAAGCTCTGTCTCGAATCGAGCAAGCGCGACAACAATTTGATTTCCAAATCCTGTTGCGTGAAAGCGAGGCTATCGATCGCGTGGCACACTCCCAATCGGATGCTTCCCAACCAGATTTAATCCCGCCCTTAGTGGCCTACAACGTGCCTGCCGTTGAAAATTTTCGCAACTGGATCCAACAACAAGAACTTGAACCGAGCGTTGATGCGGACACGAGTAAATTGGATGCACAACGCTCTCGCGGCAAGCAACGCGTCAACGAAGAGTTCAATCAACGACGAGATTCCACGCAAGAATTTACCGCACAGAATGTTGCTAACAATGCCTATGGATATGGCAATGGGCTGGGAGGCGGCAGCTACAGCCAGTTGGCGCTCCCCAGTGAGTCAGCTCGAGTGGCATTTGAGCCAGTCCAGTTCGTGCCGCTACAACCGATCTGGCTGCGAGAGAATTTGCTCCTGGCAAGGCGCATCGCCAGTGAAGAGGGGGAGCGTTTTCAATGCTGCTGGTTGAACTGGGAGAAGATTCAGGAGGATTTGCAACGCGAAGTTGCGGATTTGCTCCCCAACGTTCAATTTGAACCTCTGACACCCAATACGGAATTGAAGCTGGGGACGGCCCTGACGACGATACCAGTCCAATTGCTCGTCGACCGTCCAGCCATTTTATCCCGTCTGGCTTTCGATCCTCAAGCTGCTGCCACCAAGTCGATCATGCCGCTATCTCTGTGGGCTGCCTGGTTCAGTTTAGGTTTGGCGGCGCTCGCCTCGGCCTTGCTGTTGCACGGAGTGGTGCGTCTGAGTGAGCGGCGGGCGGCGTTCGTATCTGCGGTGACGCATGAGCTGCGAACACCTCTCACGACTTTTCGGATGTACTCAGAAATGTTGGCTGATGGTATGGTGCCTTTAGAGAAGCAGCAGCAGTATGCCAACACATTGAAGGTCCAGGCGGATCGCTTGTCACACCTGGTCGAAAACGTCCTGCAGTTTGCGCAGCTCGAGCGAGGCCCTGCCAGGCTGGCTAATGAGCATGTTGGCATCGGTGAATTGCTCGAACGAATTCGTCCGCGGTTGGAAGAGCGAGCGACGGCTAGCAACATGCAGTTAGAGATGGACGTCGCAGAAGCACTCGTGGAATACTCATTGGCCACTCAGCCAGCCGCCATTGAGCAAATCCTCTTCAACCTTGTCGACAACGCATGCAAATATGCAAAGGCCTCCGCCGACAATCGCATTGTGGTATCCGTGGGGCAGGCAGCCGCTGGGATTCAATTTCAAGTGAGAGATTTTGGCCCCGGGATCAATCCAGTAGACCGAAAGCGATTGTTCCAACCCTTTCAGCAATCTAAAATCGCGACCGACAATTCGGTTCCCGGCGTTGGGCTTGGCCTGGCGTTGTGCTACCGGATGGCGCGGACTATCGGCGGGCGACTCTTAGAACGCGAGAGTCCCGACGGCGCTCTTTTCGTGTTGGAGCTGCCCCTGAGCAGCGACTAG
- a CDS encoding response regulator transcription factor, which translates to MTQRRTILTIEDDSAIRSGIVDALAFCGYDTIDAAEGVSGHLKSIEAVYDLLLLDLGLPGMSGLEILRSVRKLRPTQPIIILTAKGEEADRVQGLSEGADDYVVKPFSVKELMARIEAVLRRSMGSVHAGLVEFKGGVLDFPRRELRYAAGGRAELSEKEAELLFYLVANSGRAISRDELLSSVWNLSPKGISTRTIDMHIARLREKLRDTPEQPTLLLTVRGKGYMWMAPLPGAEA; encoded by the coding sequence ATGACTCAACGAAGAACCATACTGACCATCGAAGACGATTCCGCCATTCGCAGTGGAATCGTCGATGCGCTGGCGTTTTGCGGTTACGATACTATCGATGCTGCAGAAGGGGTGAGCGGCCATCTCAAATCCATTGAGGCTGTCTATGACTTGTTGTTGCTAGATCTTGGCTTGCCGGGCATGTCCGGGCTTGAGATCCTGCGATCGGTTCGTAAGCTGCGCCCGACGCAGCCCATCATCATTCTGACGGCCAAAGGGGAGGAGGCCGATCGAGTCCAAGGATTGAGTGAGGGGGCGGATGACTATGTCGTGAAACCGTTCAGCGTCAAGGAGCTGATGGCGCGGATCGAAGCGGTCCTGCGACGATCGATGGGGAGCGTACACGCGGGCCTTGTTGAATTCAAAGGCGGCGTGTTGGATTTTCCGCGCCGTGAGTTGCGCTACGCCGCTGGTGGTCGAGCTGAGTTGTCCGAGAAGGAAGCCGAGTTGCTGTTTTACCTGGTCGCCAACTCGGGCCGGGCCATCTCCCGCGATGAACTTCTCTCCAGCGTTTGGAACTTGAGTCCCAAGGGAATTAGTACTCGGACGATTGACATGCACATCGCACGCTTGCGAGAGAAACTTCGAGATACTCCCGAGCAACCCACCCTGTTGTTGACGGTTCGTGGCAAAGGCTATATGTGGATGGCTCCGTTGCCAGGGGCCGAAGCATGA
- a CDS encoding carboxypeptidase M32: MSKPQDVASTDFAHVFAHVRDTALLESTSALLEWDERTGLPAAAGGYRAEQLTYLCGVIHQRKTDSRYGELLATLRQSDLAQDTTSQVGATIARLHKDFQRNTRLPIDLVQAISKATVLGQQAWEKARAANDWAYFQPYMTEIFLLRRREAELLAEEGGSLYDALLDQYEEGARSEQLTAIFANLRDELVRLVQELADAPHRPTGKSWERAVPVAQQREVSRWIAGRIGYSFERGRLDETSHPFCTTLGPDDCRILTRYQAEFFPSGFYGTLHEAGHGMYEQGLLADWYGLPPGMAASLGVHESQSRLWENFVGRSHAFWKWCFPEVAQRVGSAWQGLSAEDVYRDANLVEPSLVRVEADEVTYNLHILIRFEIEQQLMSGTLEVKDAPAAWNERYQHYLGIQPPSDRDGILQDVHWSAGLVGYFPTYSLGNLYAAQLMEAASDRLGDLDGLFEKGEFQPLLEWLQQEVHVQGFCLHPGTLVEKVCGKSLDAQPLVRYLRRKLEPVYGV, translated from the coding sequence ATGAGTAAGCCGCAGGATGTCGCCTCTACTGATTTTGCACATGTCTTCGCCCACGTTCGCGATACCGCGTTGCTGGAGTCGACGTCCGCTTTGCTGGAATGGGACGAGCGGACTGGCTTGCCTGCTGCTGCAGGTGGTTACCGCGCCGAGCAATTGACATACCTGTGTGGGGTGATTCACCAGCGAAAAACCGATTCGCGATACGGTGAGCTGCTCGCAACACTCCGTCAGTCGGATTTGGCGCAGGACACAACATCGCAAGTGGGGGCAACCATTGCCCGATTGCACAAAGACTTTCAACGCAATACTCGCTTGCCGATCGACCTAGTGCAGGCTATTTCAAAAGCGACGGTACTAGGTCAGCAGGCGTGGGAAAAGGCACGTGCTGCCAATGACTGGGCCTATTTCCAGCCGTACATGACCGAGATTTTTTTGCTGCGTCGCCGCGAGGCAGAGTTGCTCGCGGAAGAGGGGGGCTCTCTGTACGACGCTTTGCTGGATCAGTACGAGGAAGGGGCGCGGAGCGAGCAACTTACGGCGATCTTCGCAAACCTGCGTGACGAGCTTGTTCGACTGGTCCAGGAACTTGCCGACGCGCCGCATCGCCCGACGGGGAAATCTTGGGAGCGTGCCGTGCCTGTTGCACAGCAACGAGAGGTCAGTCGCTGGATCGCAGGGCGGATTGGCTACTCCTTTGAACGCGGCCGGTTGGATGAGACGAGCCATCCCTTCTGTACCACGCTGGGCCCCGATGATTGCCGCATTTTAACTCGATACCAAGCGGAATTCTTTCCCAGTGGGTTTTACGGAACGTTGCATGAAGCGGGCCACGGGATGTACGAGCAGGGCTTGCTGGCCGATTGGTATGGCTTGCCGCCCGGAATGGCTGCCAGCCTGGGAGTCCATGAATCGCAGTCTCGTCTGTGGGAAAATTTTGTAGGGCGCAGTCATGCTTTTTGGAAGTGGTGCTTCCCCGAAGTCGCTCAGCGAGTCGGCAGTGCTTGGCAAGGTTTATCCGCAGAAGATGTCTATCGAGATGCAAATTTGGTCGAACCTTCGCTGGTCCGCGTCGAAGCGGATGAGGTTACCTACAACTTGCATATTCTGATTCGTTTTGAGATCGAGCAGCAGTTGATGTCAGGCACGCTAGAGGTTAAAGATGCACCCGCAGCCTGGAATGAACGCTACCAACATTATCTGGGCATCCAGCCTCCCAGCGATCGAGATGGCATTTTGCAAGACGTGCACTGGAGTGCAGGTTTGGTCGGATATTTCCCCACCTACTCGCTGGGCAACCTGTATGCGGCGCAATTGATGGAGGCCGCTTCGGATCGACTGGGAGATCTCGACGGTTTGTTTGAGAAAGGGGAGTTTCAGCCCTTGTTGGAATGGCTTCAGCAAGAGGTCCATGTTCAAGGGTTCTGCTTACATCCTGGCACGCTGGTGGAAAAGGTCTGTGGAAAGTCGCTCGATGCACAGCCTCTGGTGCGCTATCTGCGTCGCAAGCTAGAACCCGTTTACGGCGTTTAG
- a CDS encoding Gfo/Idh/MocA family protein, with protein sequence MSSTKSTTSSNSTSTSRRGFVKEAGAVAATATLLTGAMRTVHAAETDSIQIALVGCGGRGTGAATNALSVPDAGMKLVAMADVFESKLSSSHRGLSGKFGEQVDVPEDRQFIGFEAYKQAMDCLRPGDIVILTSPPAFRWLMFSYAIEKGLNVFMEKPLTVDGPTSKRMLALGKEAEAKNLKVGVGLMCRHCEARGELYNRIQDGEIGDILMLRAYRMAGPTGSASVLPNPGKMSDLMYQIANFHGFLWLSGGAFSDFLIHNIDECCWMKNAWPVEAKAAGGRHYRGDMVDQNFDVYSVEYTFADGTKLLLDGRTQPGCYQEFASYAHGTKGSATISFSGHSPAHCKIYTGQKETKKQVAWEFGPDERNPYQLEWNDLIDAIHNDKPYNEVERGVMASAVTSMGRMAAHTGQIVTLEDLLDCPHEFAPNLDKLTLDGDSPLMPDASGRYSVPMPGLIVDREYA encoded by the coding sequence ATGAGTTCCACGAAATCAACCACATCTTCTAATTCTACAAGTACATCGCGTCGCGGTTTTGTCAAAGAAGCGGGCGCTGTTGCAGCTACCGCTACGTTGCTCACGGGGGCCATGCGAACGGTGCACGCCGCTGAGACCGATTCGATTCAAATTGCCTTGGTGGGCTGCGGTGGTCGCGGTACGGGAGCGGCGACCAATGCCTTGAGCGTGCCCGATGCGGGCATGAAACTGGTGGCGATGGCGGATGTCTTTGAGTCCAAGTTGAGTTCAAGCCACCGGGGATTATCCGGCAAGTTTGGAGAGCAAGTCGATGTTCCCGAAGATCGCCAATTCATCGGATTCGAAGCCTATAAGCAGGCTATGGACTGCCTGCGTCCCGGCGATATCGTGATTCTTACCTCGCCGCCAGCCTTCCGTTGGTTGATGTTCTCCTACGCGATCGAAAAGGGATTGAACGTCTTCATGGAGAAGCCGCTGACGGTTGATGGGCCAACCAGCAAACGCATGCTGGCCCTCGGCAAAGAGGCCGAAGCCAAGAATCTCAAGGTCGGTGTGGGACTGATGTGCCGCCACTGCGAAGCGCGGGGGGAACTTTACAACCGAATCCAGGATGGGGAAATCGGCGATATCCTGATGCTGCGGGCCTACCGCATGGCAGGCCCAACCGGATCGGCATCCGTTTTGCCCAACCCCGGTAAGATGTCCGACCTGATGTACCAGATTGCAAATTTTCACGGGTTCCTATGGCTCAGTGGTGGGGCTTTCAGCGACTTCCTGATTCACAATATCGATGAATGTTGTTGGATGAAAAACGCTTGGCCCGTTGAGGCTAAAGCTGCCGGTGGACGCCATTACCGCGGGGACATGGTAGACCAGAACTTTGACGTCTACTCCGTCGAGTATACGTTTGCCGACGGTACCAAACTGTTGCTCGACGGCCGTACGCAACCCGGCTGCTATCAAGAATTTGCAAGTTATGCGCATGGTACCAAGGGGTCGGCAACGATCTCCTTCAGTGGCCACTCCCCGGCGCATTGCAAAATTTATACCGGGCAAAAGGAAACCAAGAAGCAAGTTGCTTGGGAATTTGGTCCCGATGAACGCAATCCGTACCAACTAGAGTGGAATGACCTCATCGACGCGATTCACAACGACAAGCCGTACAACGAAGTGGAACGCGGTGTGATGGCTAGTGCGGTAACTTCGATGGGCCGCATGGCAGCTCATACTGGGCAGATTGTGACGCTGGAGGACCTGCTGGATTGTCCGCATGAGTTCGCTCCCAACTTGGACAAGTTGACGCTCGACGGTGATTCACCACTAATGCCCGATGCCAGTGGACGCTACTCGGTGCCGATGCCAGGGCTGATCGTCGATCGCGAATACGCCTAG
- a CDS encoding formylglycine-generating enzyme family protein encodes MKVIEILECQRLLRVLAVRNWCSVRALAVVAIGGLLTLDAVAAEPPPVLEVEDASATTEAEMKPYREIIEQADVSFEMLPIPGGKFSMGSSEDDDEYEEDELPQHEVEVSPFWMAKLEMNWDVYDVWASDLDVFRRQALGLAATPRDALADTFQLSQPTKPYTDMTFGMGKRGYPAVCMTQHAARTFCNWLSAKTGRYYRLPTEAEWEYACRAGTTTAYSFGDDVDELEDYAWFFDNTDGGYEKVGKKKPNPWGLHDMHGNVAEWVLDQYDEAGYEEIASQGVDPLAVPKTLYPRVVRGGGWDQFPEDCRSAAREASSEDWKKQDPQIPKSIWYHTDALHVGFRVVRPLVVPTDAERKAKWDKSEPVQVERVGAKANINN; translated from the coding sequence ATGAAGGTGATTGAAATATTGGAATGTCAGCGACTTTTGAGAGTGTTGGCAGTCAGGAATTGGTGCTCCGTTCGCGCGTTAGCCGTAGTTGCGATCGGCGGCCTACTAACTCTAGACGCAGTGGCCGCTGAGCCACCTCCGGTCTTGGAAGTGGAAGATGCGAGCGCCACGACCGAAGCCGAAATGAAACCGTACCGTGAAATTATCGAACAAGCCGATGTTAGTTTTGAGATGCTCCCGATCCCTGGCGGGAAGTTCTCCATGGGAAGTTCTGAAGACGACGATGAATACGAAGAGGATGAACTGCCGCAGCACGAAGTAGAAGTGTCGCCGTTCTGGATGGCCAAGCTGGAGATGAATTGGGACGTCTATGATGTTTGGGCTTCCGACTTAGATGTATTTCGACGTCAAGCGCTGGGGTTGGCGGCAACGCCACGCGATGCGTTAGCGGACACGTTTCAATTGTCGCAACCGACCAAACCCTACACCGACATGACGTTCGGCATGGGCAAGCGAGGGTATCCGGCCGTGTGCATGACCCAGCACGCAGCGCGTACCTTTTGCAATTGGTTGAGTGCCAAGACGGGCCGCTACTATCGCTTGCCGACGGAAGCGGAGTGGGAGTATGCCTGCCGAGCTGGCACGACCACAGCCTATTCGTTCGGGGACGACGTCGACGAATTGGAGGACTACGCGTGGTTTTTCGACAATACGGACGGAGGCTACGAAAAGGTAGGCAAGAAGAAGCCCAATCCCTGGGGGCTGCATGACATGCACGGCAATGTCGCGGAATGGGTGCTCGATCAATACGATGAAGCGGGCTATGAGGAGATTGCTAGCCAAGGGGTCGACCCTTTAGCAGTCCCCAAGACACTCTACCCACGCGTCGTTCGCGGAGGTGGGTGGGACCAATTCCCAGAGGATTGTCGCAGTGCCGCACGCGAGGCATCCAGCGAAGATTGGAAGAAGCAGGATCCTCAGATTCCCAAGAGTATTTGGTACCACACCGACGCCCTACATGTGGGCTTTCGCGTTGTACGTCCACTAGTTGTGCCGACGGACGCAGAAAGAAAAGCCAAGTGGGATAAGTCAGAGCCGGTGCAGGTTGAACGCGTGGGTGCCAAGGCCAACATCAACAACTGA
- a CDS encoding FAD:protein FMN transferase — protein MPFYTNPFTTIAIAAILLGSGNLTTAQTPHPQSNESSDSRLEGYDYTFPAMGTLVSLKAYGTDKASVQEIFQKVEQRVEALAAILTDYDPTSETRRLSPNAFNADVHVSPELWQVLLASDEWHRRTSGAFDSSLGQLTRLWRKYRQAGRVPPPEQLQQALSLSGWEQVRLNREAQTVRFLREDLRLDFGAIGKGYIVDAAYEVLVANQLECCLVNISGNMRCGTPPPGRGGWRIEIAPIAKGGTPLRRIEIASCAIATSGDLWQYQEIDGVRRSHILDPQTGMGVPGPIAATVLAPTATQADALATAACILPPQSMEQLVASLTETAILVASQRTSTEAITQKTYGTFPPDRSIQQGPHHR, from the coding sequence ATGCCATTCTACACCAATCCATTCACGACCATAGCGATTGCCGCGATATTACTAGGTTCCGGGAATTTGACGACGGCGCAAACGCCCCACCCCCAATCGAACGAATCCAGCGACTCCCGATTGGAGGGATACGATTACACGTTTCCCGCCATGGGTACACTCGTCTCCTTAAAAGCCTACGGGACAGACAAAGCCAGCGTTCAGGAAATTTTTCAAAAGGTGGAACAACGGGTTGAGGCGTTGGCAGCAATTTTGACAGATTACGACCCCACCAGTGAGACTCGCCGACTGTCCCCCAATGCCTTCAACGCAGATGTCCACGTCTCGCCGGAGCTGTGGCAAGTCCTGCTGGCCTCGGACGAATGGCATCGTCGGACCTCAGGAGCCTTCGACTCCAGCTTGGGACAGTTAACCCGGCTGTGGCGCAAGTACCGCCAGGCGGGAAGAGTCCCGCCCCCAGAACAGCTACAGCAAGCACTCAGCCTGAGCGGCTGGGAGCAAGTCCGCCTCAACCGAGAAGCACAAACGGTGCGTTTCTTGCGGGAAGACCTGCGACTCGACTTTGGAGCGATCGGCAAAGGCTACATCGTCGATGCCGCCTATGAGGTGCTGGTCGCCAACCAGCTCGAGTGCTGTTTGGTAAACATTAGTGGGAATATGCGCTGCGGCACCCCTCCTCCCGGACGCGGAGGCTGGAGAATTGAGATCGCTCCGATTGCGAAAGGAGGCACACCGCTGCGTCGAATTGAGATTGCCAGTTGTGCTATCGCCACCTCGGGAGACCTATGGCAATACCAAGAAATCGATGGAGTCCGTCGCAGTCATATCCTGGATCCTCAAACGGGCATGGGCGTCCCCGGCCCAATTGCCGCCACGGTCCTCGCTCCCACCGCTACCCAAGCCGACGCCCTGGCTACAGCTGCCTGCATCTTACCCCCTCAGTCCATGGAACAACTCGTCGCATCGCTGACTGAAACCGCAATCCTCGTCGCCTCACAGCGGACCTCCACTGAAGCAATCACGCAAAAGACCTACGGCACCTTCCCACCGGATCGATCAATACAACAAGGGCCCCACCACCGGTGA
- a CDS encoding PEP-CTERM sorting domain-containing protein, which yields MLRFYIALTALVCLPVPCWADYQFEFDQATDFDSSQAGNLVSVDLFLSEIGGDVTFNGTNKVEFNLTAGAGGSTITGFNVNDAFGGNPFLPGAESSTAAAIQGGVAVRLYNVGGVAPTNGRVLLGQLGLQLGATGSATPLSFEGQLATPVSEPGRNILAFIIGSGATPVALDSQVFSPGNSYSVNVAAVPEPGSVGLFGALLLGASFYRRKS from the coding sequence ATGCTGAGATTTTACATTGCTTTAACGGCATTGGTGTGCCTCCCAGTGCCGTGTTGGGCGGACTACCAGTTCGAATTTGATCAGGCGACTGATTTCGATAGCTCACAGGCTGGCAATTTAGTGAGTGTCGATCTGTTTCTTTCTGAAATTGGTGGTGATGTTACTTTCAATGGCACCAACAAAGTCGAATTCAATTTAACTGCAGGGGCGGGCGGTAGCACGATTACCGGTTTTAACGTGAATGACGCGTTTGGTGGAAACCCCTTTTTGCCGGGAGCCGAGAGCAGCACGGCAGCCGCAATCCAGGGTGGCGTCGCTGTACGACTCTACAACGTTGGGGGAGTCGCACCGACCAATGGACGCGTTTTGCTGGGGCAGCTCGGTCTGCAACTCGGGGCAACCGGTTCCGCCACTCCCCTCAGTTTTGAGGGACAGCTCGCCACGCCCGTGAGCGAACCGGGGCGAAATATCCTGGCGTTCATTATTGGCAGTGGTGCAACTCCAGTCGCGTTGGATTCCCAGGTGTTCTCTCCTGGTAATTCCTATTCCGTAAATGTTGCAGCGGTACCTGAGCCAGGAAGTGTTGGTTTGTTCGGCGCTCTCTTACTGGGGGCGTCCTTCTACCGAAGAAAGAGCTAA